One Siniperca chuatsi isolate FFG_IHB_CAS linkage group LG3, ASM2008510v1, whole genome shotgun sequence genomic region harbors:
- the vps37a gene encoding vacuolar protein sorting-associated protein 37A isoform X2 has protein sequence MNWLFPLSKGSGPLPPLNSLQQQRQRQIESLKAAHPSLAEIQKDVEYRIPFTVNNSTVSVNILLPPQFPQEKPVVSVYPPVGHHLVDSNNGTMITSPLITNFGMHSDLGKVIQSLLDEFWKSPPALMSTGPAGFPYMYKPSGIAPYPTQAFHYGPRHVGPSHTAPAGPGPAQSPAPMPHPGVDSAHGPPRAPAPYGLISDLPLPVPTGDSQAGLNGHMYRMPEIPESFPELCDMNLTQLSDMSENEDVLLEFFVSLPQLKQVTNDKEELVTNIVDMAKKNLQMEPQLEGKRQEMLYKYEQLTQMKLAFESRLQRQHELSESCSLSTLQARLKVAAHQAEEESEETAENFLEGRTDIDEFLTRFMEKRTLCHSRRAKEEKLQQSINTHGQYPTSH, from the exons ATGAACTGGCTTTTCCCCCTGTCCAAAGGCTCTGGACCGCTCCCTCCTCTGAACAGCCTACAGCAACAAAGACAGCGGCAGATCGAGTCACTCAAAGCCGCTCATCCCAG CCTTGCAGAGATCCAGAAGGATGTGGAATACAGAATACCATTCACAGTCAACAACTCCACAGTTAGTGTTAACAT TCTGCTGCCTCCTCAGTTCCCCCAGGAGAAGCCGGTGGTTAGTGTCTACCCCCCTGTTGGTCATCATTTAGTCGACAGCAATAATGGTACCATGATCACTAGCCCCCTCATCACTAAT TTTGGGATGCACTCAGATCTGGGTAAGGTCATTCAGAGTCTGCTAGACGAGTTCTGGAAGAGTCCTCCTGCCTTGATGTCCACTGGCCCTGCTGGATTTCCGTA CATGTACAAGCCATCAGGCATCGCTCCTTACCCCACTCAGGCTTTCCACTATGGTCCTCGCCATGTGGGCCCCAGTCACACGGCGCCTGCTGGTCCAGGCCCAGCTCAGTCTCCAGCTCCCATGCCTCACCCAGGGGTCGATAGTGCCCATGGGCCCCCTCGAGCTCCAGCCCCATACGGACTGATTTCTGACCTGCCACTGCCTGTTCCTACTGGAGACTCACAG GCTGGACTTAACGGACACATGTACAGGATGCCTGAGATTCCTGAGTCTTTTCCTGAACTCTGTGACATGAA TCTAACCCAGTTGTCGGACATGTCTGAAAACGAGGATGTGCTACTGGAGTTCTTCGTGAGTTTGCCACAGCTCAAACAGGTCACCAATGATAAAGAAGAGCTGGTTACCAATATAGTGGACATGGCTA AGAAAAACCTTCAGATGGAGCCACAGCTGGaaggaaaaagacaagaaatgCTCTACAAG TACGAACAGCTGACGCAGATGAAGTTGGCCTTTGAGTCAAGGTTGCAGAGACAGCATGAACTCAGTGAG AGTTGCAGTCTTAGTACTCTTCAGGCTCGGTTAAAAGTTGCAGCCCACCAGGCTGAGGAGGAGTCGGAGGAGACGGCTGAAAACTTCCTGGAGGGACGCACAGACATTGACGAATTCCTGACCAGATTCATGGAGAAGAGAACG CTTTGCCACAGCAGAAGGGCCAAAGAGGAAAAGTTGCAACAGTCCATCAACACACATGGACAGTATCCTACCAGCCACTAG
- the vps37a gene encoding vacuolar protein sorting-associated protein 37A isoform X1 — translation MNWLFPLSKGSGPLPPLNSLQQQRQRQIESLKAAHPSLAEIQKDVEYRIPFTVNNSTVSVNILLPPQFPQEKPVVSVYPPVGHHLVDSNNGTMITSPLITNFGMHSDLGKVIQSLLDEFWKSPPALMSTGPAGFPYSMYKPSGIAPYPTQAFHYGPRHVGPSHTAPAGPGPAQSPAPMPHPGVDSAHGPPRAPAPYGLISDLPLPVPTGDSQAGLNGHMYRMPEIPESFPELCDMNLTQLSDMSENEDVLLEFFVSLPQLKQVTNDKEELVTNIVDMAKKNLQMEPQLEGKRQEMLYKYEQLTQMKLAFESRLQRQHELSESCSLSTLQARLKVAAHQAEEESEETAENFLEGRTDIDEFLTRFMEKRTLCHSRRAKEEKLQQSINTHGQYPTSH, via the exons ATGAACTGGCTTTTCCCCCTGTCCAAAGGCTCTGGACCGCTCCCTCCTCTGAACAGCCTACAGCAACAAAGACAGCGGCAGATCGAGTCACTCAAAGCCGCTCATCCCAG CCTTGCAGAGATCCAGAAGGATGTGGAATACAGAATACCATTCACAGTCAACAACTCCACAGTTAGTGTTAACAT TCTGCTGCCTCCTCAGTTCCCCCAGGAGAAGCCGGTGGTTAGTGTCTACCCCCCTGTTGGTCATCATTTAGTCGACAGCAATAATGGTACCATGATCACTAGCCCCCTCATCACTAAT TTTGGGATGCACTCAGATCTGGGTAAGGTCATTCAGAGTCTGCTAGACGAGTTCTGGAAGAGTCCTCCTGCCTTGATGTCCACTGGCCCTGCTGGATTTCCGTA CAGCATGTACAAGCCATCAGGCATCGCTCCTTACCCCACTCAGGCTTTCCACTATGGTCCTCGCCATGTGGGCCCCAGTCACACGGCGCCTGCTGGTCCAGGCCCAGCTCAGTCTCCAGCTCCCATGCCTCACCCAGGGGTCGATAGTGCCCATGGGCCCCCTCGAGCTCCAGCCCCATACGGACTGATTTCTGACCTGCCACTGCCTGTTCCTACTGGAGACTCACAG GCTGGACTTAACGGACACATGTACAGGATGCCTGAGATTCCTGAGTCTTTTCCTGAACTCTGTGACATGAA TCTAACCCAGTTGTCGGACATGTCTGAAAACGAGGATGTGCTACTGGAGTTCTTCGTGAGTTTGCCACAGCTCAAACAGGTCACCAATGATAAAGAAGAGCTGGTTACCAATATAGTGGACATGGCTA AGAAAAACCTTCAGATGGAGCCACAGCTGGaaggaaaaagacaagaaatgCTCTACAAG TACGAACAGCTGACGCAGATGAAGTTGGCCTTTGAGTCAAGGTTGCAGAGACAGCATGAACTCAGTGAG AGTTGCAGTCTTAGTACTCTTCAGGCTCGGTTAAAAGTTGCAGCCCACCAGGCTGAGGAGGAGTCGGAGGAGACGGCTGAAAACTTCCTGGAGGGACGCACAGACATTGACGAATTCCTGACCAGATTCATGGAGAAGAGAACG CTTTGCCACAGCAGAAGGGCCAAAGAGGAAAAGTTGCAACAGTCCATCAACACACATGGACAGTATCCTACCAGCCACTAG
- the vps37a gene encoding vacuolar protein sorting-associated protein 37A isoform X3, with product MWNTEYHSQSTTPHLLPPQFPQEKPVVSVYPPVGHHLVDSNNGTMITSPLITNFGMHSDLGKVIQSLLDEFWKSPPALMSTGPAGFPYSMYKPSGIAPYPTQAFHYGPRHVGPSHTAPAGPGPAQSPAPMPHPGVDSAHGPPRAPAPYGLISDLPLPVPTGDSQAGLNGHMYRMPEIPESFPELCDMNLTQLSDMSENEDVLLEFFVSLPQLKQVTNDKEELVTNIVDMAKKNLQMEPQLEGKRQEMLYKYEQLTQMKLAFESRLQRQHELSESCSLSTLQARLKVAAHQAEEESEETAENFLEGRTDIDEFLTRFMEKRTLCHSRRAKEEKLQQSINTHGQYPTSH from the exons ATGTGGAATACAGAATACCATTCACAGTCAACAACTCCACA TCTGCTGCCTCCTCAGTTCCCCCAGGAGAAGCCGGTGGTTAGTGTCTACCCCCCTGTTGGTCATCATTTAGTCGACAGCAATAATGGTACCATGATCACTAGCCCCCTCATCACTAAT TTTGGGATGCACTCAGATCTGGGTAAGGTCATTCAGAGTCTGCTAGACGAGTTCTGGAAGAGTCCTCCTGCCTTGATGTCCACTGGCCCTGCTGGATTTCCGTA CAGCATGTACAAGCCATCAGGCATCGCTCCTTACCCCACTCAGGCTTTCCACTATGGTCCTCGCCATGTGGGCCCCAGTCACACGGCGCCTGCTGGTCCAGGCCCAGCTCAGTCTCCAGCTCCCATGCCTCACCCAGGGGTCGATAGTGCCCATGGGCCCCCTCGAGCTCCAGCCCCATACGGACTGATTTCTGACCTGCCACTGCCTGTTCCTACTGGAGACTCACAG GCTGGACTTAACGGACACATGTACAGGATGCCTGAGATTCCTGAGTCTTTTCCTGAACTCTGTGACATGAA TCTAACCCAGTTGTCGGACATGTCTGAAAACGAGGATGTGCTACTGGAGTTCTTCGTGAGTTTGCCACAGCTCAAACAGGTCACCAATGATAAAGAAGAGCTGGTTACCAATATAGTGGACATGGCTA AGAAAAACCTTCAGATGGAGCCACAGCTGGaaggaaaaagacaagaaatgCTCTACAAG TACGAACAGCTGACGCAGATGAAGTTGGCCTTTGAGTCAAGGTTGCAGAGACAGCATGAACTCAGTGAG AGTTGCAGTCTTAGTACTCTTCAGGCTCGGTTAAAAGTTGCAGCCCACCAGGCTGAGGAGGAGTCGGAGGAGACGGCTGAAAACTTCCTGGAGGGACGCACAGACATTGACGAATTCCTGACCAGATTCATGGAGAAGAGAACG CTTTGCCACAGCAGAAGGGCCAAAGAGGAAAAGTTGCAACAGTCCATCAACACACATGGACAGTATCCTACCAGCCACTAG